Part of the Chitinophagales bacterium genome is shown below.
CTCTCAAAATTATTTGCATGACACTTGTGTATAGCGGATTGTGCGGGAACAGCACCGGTGGATTGTTACTGAGTACATAGATTTCCTCAGGATGCAGTGTGGTTGCGATACGCGTGGGAATCACTTCGCGGTTACCGCCGTCAACAAACTGCTCCAGTATTTTTGATCCATCGGCAGCTATGCCTGTTTGTATCGTAACCGGCTTTAAAAAACCGGCCTGGCTGCTGCTGGCCATAGCGGCATCAATTAACTGGCTGCGCGTGTTAATTACCTTCACATCGTAATACGGTCCGGAAGGGATGTTTTTAGTACAGAACACCGTCACTTTTCCTGATTGAAGGCTGATGGCAGTTAAACAGAGTATGGTATTTGATGACTTGATACGATCGAACATGGAATCCGACAAATTCTTATCAATCGTTTTCAGCAGCGGATCGGTATCATAAATATAAGGACGGTCGTTCAGAATATTGTCAACGATGTTCTGCTTCTTCAGAATATCATCGTTCTCCACCTGCTGATAAATATTTTCCATCAGTGTGAATTCACGGCATGCCGTTAAAATCGCAATCAATGAGCCGGTGCTTGTGCCGCTGATAATATCAAACTGATCAATATTATTGGCAACCAGGCATTTTAATGCTCCGATCGTGAATGCGCCCTTGGCGCCACCGCCACTTGTGATTAAGGCTCTTCTCATGCTATCGCAGAATTAGTTCTTTTTTCTTACGGGAATATGGTATCCGATACCAAGCAACAGGAGGAAATCATCATTGGAAAATTCATAACCGCCGTTGAGCTGCAAAGCAAATTTTGAAATATCGGCACCTAACCCGATGCCGGCAATTTGCAGATTGTCGTTCAGGTTTGCCTCCGTGATCAATTTGACACAGCCGATGCTCGTCAGCTCTCCGCCGATGTCAAACAGGCGCCATTCCATTCTCGGATTCACCAGCAGGTTAACCGTTTGCCCGCTGTAAAAAACGGAAGGCCCGATCATGGCACGCACGCTTCCTCCGGCCTCTTCCCCCTTCTTGGTAAACGTGTATGAAAGCAATGCACCACCGGTGAGAGCATACCCTTCTTCCTTGCCGAACAGATTGATCGCACCCTGATTCACATGAATAAAGATGCCAAAGCCCCTGACAAACTCCGGTGATTTAAACGAAGACGCATATCGGGTTCCCATGAGGTACGACAGCCAATAGGTTGCATCAATATTATCAGCCGGCATTTTTTCCAGCATGCAATCAAGCCGTGAATTATCATCAGCCGACCAGTCGTGTATGGCGCTGACCTGCTGCATCATCTTTTTATATCCGGCGGCATTTGCATGGCTGACAGAATCCATTGCGCGCTGACGCACCTGGTCATCATCGGAATACTTGCCCATCATTTTTACTTCCGTAATAAATTTATCGGCATAGGTGGCTGCAAGCTGAGTACACGCCGGATCCTGGCAGCAGGCAGTGTTTTGTGCTGTAAGCGGATCAGCTGTAAATAACAGCACGATGATAAAGAGGAAAAAATGAAATACGAGTTTCAGCCACTTGTCTTTCATTATAGTGCGGATTATAGAATAAAGATATAAATTAATACAGGATAGTTTGCCGGCTGATGCAGCAACTGCAAGCGGAAGGTTACTTAGAAAGATGATGCAGGAACCGCGCCTTGCAGTTAAAATTGATAGCTGGTATCACTATGGAAATAGCAGATGCAACAGCGAATTTAAGACCGCTTCATCATTGAGACTGATGAACATACCACCTTCATGCTTTCTCTTCTTTGAAGCCATCGATCACATCTTCATAATATTTGTAGGTAGTGCGGGCAATGGACTCCCAGCTGAATTTTTCCAAAACCCGTTCACGGCCGGCTCTGCCCATGCCATTGGCCAGCACTTCATCTTCCAGCAGTATATTGACTTTTTCTGCGAACTCTCTTTGAAATGTTTTTGGATTGGAAGGATAAAAATCTGTGCGGCTCACGCCTTCCAGCGGCACGAGGAAGCCGGTGATGCCATCAACAATTATTTCCGGAATGCCGCCGACCTTTGAACCCACCACGGCAGTCTGGCAGGCCATCGCCTCCAGGTTAATGATACCAAATGGTTCATATAAAGAAGGACAGGCGAAGACCCGTGCGTGGCTGTATAGCACTCTTACCTTTTCACGCGGAAGCATTTCAGAAATTAATATCACCCCTTCCCTGTCTGCACGCAATCCGGCCATCAGCTCTTCGGTTTCTTCCGCGATCTCTTTGGTATCAGGAGCGCCGGCACAAAACACTACCTGGCAATTTCGGTTGAAATGCCGAGCAGCACCAATGAGTTGCGAGATGCCTTTTTGCCGCGTGATACGGCCCACAAACAAGACGAAGGGCACCTTGGGATCTATGCCATATTCTTCCAGCACTTCAGCATCCATCGTGGGCTGATAGAATTCAGGATCTATGCCATTGTGTATGACTTTTACTTTGCGTTCTTCCACTTCATACGCTTCAATCACATCCCTGCGCATCTGCTCGCTCACGGCAATAATGCCATCGGCAGTCTGATAGGCATGCCGTTCAATCCATCTCGACAAGAAATAGCCATTTCCCAATTGTTCCACTTTCCAGGGGCGATGAGTTTCCAGGCTGTGGGTGGTGAGGATGAGCGGCGCCTGTAACATTTCGCGCGCAAATATTCCGGCAAGATGGGTGTACCAGGTGTGACAGTGTATGATATCAGCATCCGGTGTTGAGCGTGCCATTTCCACATCGCGGTACATGTTTGCGAACATCTTATCGCGCGCATTGTCTTTCATCTCCGGCATCACCAGCGTATTGTTGACCCCGCGCACATTCATGCCGCGGCTATCTTCAGACTGATCGCCGTAGCATCGTACTTCCACTTTTGCCATCTTCGCGAGTTCATGCGTGAGAAAGTCAACGTGGACGCCGGCACCCCCATAGATATTGGGCGGAAATTCATTGGTGAACATTGCAATTTTCATACAGGCTGGAATTTAACAGTTACAGGGGCTTGGTGAAGAAAAAAGAAACGACCTTTTAATAATGCAGTCTAAAGGTAAAATATCCGCAGTAACAAAAAATCAGCAAATTGTGGCCGGTTGGAAAATTCCGGAGCGGAATGCTTCGCATGGAATGACTGATGCCGCTTCAGCCTGTTTTTTATTACTCGGAAATTAGGCGTGCCGGCAATGGCCCGCTGCAAAGAAGTCCACTTTATATCCGATCATTAAAGCTGCTGTTCATGCAAATCAGGGAAGCAACGATCAAAGACATCCGTGCGATACAGTACATCAGAAATGCGGTGCGTGAAAACAGGCTCTCCGATCCGGCGCTGGTTACCGATAAAGATTGTGAGGTATTTATTACGCAAAGAGGCAAGGGCTGGGTTTGCGAAGTGGCTGGTGAAATGGCAGGATTTGCCATTGCTGACCTGAAGGAAAATAATATCTGGGCATTGTTCGTGCTGCCTGCATTTGAGAAGCAAGGTATTGGCCGGCAATTGCATGACACGATGCTTCATTGGTATTTTAGCCAGACCACTCAAACAGTGTGGTTAGGAACAGCATCCGGCACAAGGGCGGAACGGTTTTACCGGCAGGCAGGCTGGCAGGAAACCGGCATGCATGGAAAAGTTGAAATTAAATTTGAGTTGACCTATATAAACTGGAAGCTATTCAACGAAAAAAAAGGATAGCCGGAATGCAAGCGCCGGTCAGATACTTCCGCCGGATATGACAGCAGCATCCTGCATTGCGACCTGCAACATAGATAATGCTGAAGCTGATATTCCCTTTTCCAACACATTTCTCCCCTGGATTACACTTTCCATCCTGACATTGCTCATTGTATTCGTGCTGCTGATGTTTCAATTTTACGGAAAGATAGATTTTTTACTGATGCGGGCGATGACAGCCTGCACTAAATGCAGCGTTATGAAAAAGATACTCTTCCTGCTGTGTGCATTGACAACATTTAATTGCATAGCGCAAATTCCGAACAACGGATTTGAAACCTGGATTACGGCGGGTAACTGTATGAAACCTTCCGGATGGTATGGCACCAATGATTTTTCTGATACGAGTGGCGCATCTTTTGGTGTCATAAGGTCTGCGGATCACTACCCTGCTGCGGTCGGCAACTATTCCATCAGCATTCAGAATAATGTTTCATTGCTGCCGGACTGGAGTGCACTTGGAATTATCTGGACGGGCGGTCTTGCCGGCACCGATAATCCGGCATTCCCCGTTACCGGTCATCCCACGAGTTTTTGCGGATACTTCAAGTTTTTCCCGCAGAATAATGATACGATGAGGATCTTCCTGGCATTGTATGATAATGGTAATGAGGTTTCACAAATAAGTCTTGAAACAAATGAAGAGTGTTGGGAATGGACTTCATTTTGTCTTTCCATTCCCGGCTATGAAACTGCAGACAGCGGGAGAATTATGATGGCGGCATTTTATCCGGAGAATAACCTCATGCCACATGGTAATTCAATGCTCTATGTAGATAATCTCAGTTTCGACGGACTCATAACATCAGCGCAAAGCATTGCAAATGATGCGGACCGGTTCACCGTTTTCCCCAATCCTGCAACAAGCGTTCTCCACATCAATATGCCGTTCGCCAGCAAAGAATCTCTCGAACTGAAAATTTATGACATCAACGGCAGACTCATTTACAACAGCGAGATTGCACCGGGTTCATCTGCAGCAGTCGTCCCGCTTGCGGCTTTTGCCGAAGGCGCTTATTTCATCCGTATCACCGCCGGCAATGAACCTGTTTTCGAACAACAGTTTATGTGCATCAGGTAACAGACCGCAGAAGTTTTTGCGGTTAAGCAACAGCTGACGAATGTGTTATATTCACTAATTCAGGTTCAGCATATTGTTCTTGTTGGGATGACGTCTTTTCAATATTTTTTTCCTTTGTTTATTTTTAGAAAAAAATAGCAACGCTATTGCTATCTATAATGCTTCAATCCAATCAACGTGGAAAAAATATTGTATTTCCTGTCGCCGGTTTTTATTTACCTGTTCATCTCGGTTTTACACTATGTATTCCCTGCCCGAAGAGTGATTGGTTATGTCAGCCACTTCAGCACCGGTGAAAAACTGAGATACCGGCTGAATGGCCCGCTTGTGTTGCTGGTAGTTGTGGCAACCTGGTTTATGCTGGGCTATGCCGGCATTCTGCCATGGAACTGGTTGTATCTCTACAGATGGTATGCACTTGCCGGTGCATTTTGCATTGGAATAATATTCACATTGCTGATTGTGTTGCCTTATCGGAA
Proteins encoded:
- a CDS encoding patatin-like phospholipase family protein, giving the protein MRRALITSGGGAKGAFTIGALKCLVANNIDQFDIISGTSTGSLIAILTACREFTLMENIYQQVENDDILKKQNIVDNILNDRPYIYDTDPLLKTIDKNLSDSMFDRIKSSNTILCLTAISLQSGKVTVFCTKNIPSGPYYDVKVINTRSQLIDAAMASSSQAGFLKPVTIQTGIAADGSKILEQFVDGGNREVIPTRIATTLHPEEIYVLSNNPPVLFPHNPLYTSVMQIILRAIAIFIQDVRENDMAVLKQYRADHPTCRIFRIEPEHDLDPEHPTGLNFSKLQMTIWKSLGVKAAQAALQTGGNLNL
- the glgA gene encoding glycogen synthase, which translates into the protein MKIAMFTNEFPPNIYGGAGVHVDFLTHELAKMAKVEVRCYGDQSEDSRGMNVRGVNNTLVMPEMKDNARDKMFANMYRDVEMARSTPDADIIHCHTWYTHLAGIFAREMLQAPLILTTHSLETHRPWKVEQLGNGYFLSRWIERHAYQTADGIIAVSEQMRRDVIEAYEVEERKVKVIHNGIDPEFYQPTMDAEVLEEYGIDPKVPFVLFVGRITRQKGISQLIGAARHFNRNCQVVFCAGAPDTKEIAEETEELMAGLRADREGVILISEMLPREKVRVLYSHARVFACPSLYEPFGIINLEAMACQTAVVGSKVGGIPEIIVDGITGFLVPLEGVSRTDFYPSNPKTFQREFAEKVNILLEDEVLANGMGRAGRERVLEKFSWESIARTTYKYYEDVIDGFKEEKA
- a CDS encoding GNAT family N-acetyltransferase; this encodes MQIREATIKDIRAIQYIRNAVRENRLSDPALVTDKDCEVFITQRGKGWVCEVAGEMAGFAIADLKENNIWALFVLPAFEKQGIGRQLHDTMLHWYFSQTTQTVWLGTASGTRAERFYRQAGWQETGMHGKVEIKFELTYINWKLFNEKKG
- a CDS encoding T9SS type A sorting domain-containing protein; the protein is MTAASCIATCNIDNAEADIPFSNTFLPWITLSILTLLIVFVLLMFQFYGKIDFLLMRAMTACTKCSVMKKILFLLCALTTFNCIAQIPNNGFETWITAGNCMKPSGWYGTNDFSDTSGASFGVIRSADHYPAAVGNYSISIQNNVSLLPDWSALGIIWTGGLAGTDNPAFPVTGHPTSFCGYFKFFPQNNDTMRIFLALYDNGNEVSQISLETNEECWEWTSFCLSIPGYETADSGRIMMAAFYPENNLMPHGNSMLYVDNLSFDGLITSAQSIANDADRFTVFPNPATSVLHINMPFASKESLELKIYDINGRLIYNSEIAPGSSAAVVPLAAFAEGAYFIRITAGNEPVFEQQFMCIR